A genomic segment from Necator americanus strain Aroian chromosome III, whole genome shotgun sequence encodes:
- a CDS encoding hypothetical protein (NECATOR_CHRIII.G10534.T2), translating to MAMKPRFDWFQTDTSVTVTILKKGVALNDCRVTFLDNDIKVYCGDEIIFETTLARPVDEKNFTVTCTPSKVEIRMPKASAGHWPVLGAPSAIPATTELHHPSKNWEAIERKAVEEEENEQLEGDAAVNRMFRKLYNEASDDVKKAMIKSYQESGGRLIAWNTNISNSEERSILSSSSSIIEGHPLTSQGNLKSDYLSFVRFQTTVVADLKTLTFVSSDAKSEESTNEITLHCKPSLR from the exons ATGGCCATGAAACCGAG ATTCGACTGGTTTCAAACCGATACGAGTGTGACGGTCACGATTTTAAAGAAAGGGGTTGCCCTGAATGATTGCCG AGTAACATTTCTTGACAACGACATTAAAGTGTACTGCGGTGATGAGATCATTTTTGAGACAACCTTAGCAAGACCTGTGGATGAGAAGAACTTCACTGTAACATGCACACCCTCCAAG GTGGAGATCCGAATGCCAAAAGCCAGCGCTGGTCATTGGCCCGTGCTTGGAGCACCTTCTGCTATACCTGCCACTACCGAATTACATCACCCTTCAAAGAATTGGGAAGCTATTGAGagg aaagcaGTCGAAGAGGAGGAGAATGAACAGTTAGAAGGTGATGCGGCGGTTAATCGCATGTTCAGAAAATTGTACAATGAAGCTTCTGATGATGTGAAGAAAGCTATGATTAAAAGTTATCA AGAATCTGGTG GCCGCCTGATTGCATGGAATACAAACATTTCGAACAGTGAAG aACGGTCCATCttgtcttcttcttcgtctatCATCGAAGGGCATCCATTGACTTCACAAGG CAATTTGAAGTCCGATTACTTATCATTTGTTCGATTCCAAACGACCGTTGTGGCCGATCTTAAAACTCTGACTTTTGTTAGTAGTGATGCTAAAAGCGAGGAAAGCACGAACGAAATTACGCTTCATTGCAAACCGTCTCTCCGGTGA
- a CDS encoding hypothetical protein (NECATOR_CHRIII.G10532.T1) yields the protein MDNIVDEYERLVEHLHDCTRKAKSFKTTKRRHSPKTLKLLRQCGAAPAAGKKELTSELAKFGRTAIKEDLKERRAEVLAEAAEAGQSIRYARRNFASRKTTMTALRTR from the coding sequence atggacaacatcgtcgacgaatatgaacggcttgtagaacatctccacgactgtacgaggaaagcgaagagtttcaaaaccaccaagagacgccatTCTCCGAAAACTCTAAAGCTGTTACGTCAGTGTGGAGCTGCACCAGCCGCAGGCaaaaaagaactcacgtccgagctcgcaaagtTTGGCAGAACGGCGATAAAGGaggacctcaaagagagaagagcagaagtgttggctgaagctgcagaggcgggacagagcattcgctacgcccgtcggaacttcgccagtcgtaaaacaacaatgactgctctccggacccGATAG
- a CDS encoding hypothetical protein (NECATOR_CHRIII.G10531.T1), whose protein sequence is MASLGGFETLRFPRTVVEMFYKPFIFVDDVVHDGIFPNADKRSEELPADDSSGSSPSELCGFFSSPCERKSSLKKAMVRSCIKLWYNSDIRQAKSFTDDDMVSFIMIPSIG, encoded by the coding sequence atggcgtctcttggtggttttgaaactcttcgctttcctcgtacagtcgtggagatgttctacaagccgttcatattcgtcgacgatgttgtccatgacggtatcttcccaaatgccgacaagcgaagcgaagagctcCCAGCCGATGACAGTTCTGGGAGTTCGCCTAGTGAACTTTGCGGCTTTTTCTCGTCtccgtgtgaaagaaaatcttccttaaAGAAGGCCATGGTCCGATCctgtataaaactttggtacaacagcgacatccgtcaggcaaaatCTTTTACTGATGATGATATGGTCAGTTTCATTATGATACCCTCCATCGgatga
- a CDS encoding hypothetical protein (NECATOR_CHRIII.G10533.T1), translated as MEKVIHDFYSDLFDSHVHLPPHHLREGHVIPKVLTSEVRHVIISVKNSTSQVRDRIKPEHLEYLPPVLINTLVKLLTRYLPECKVPKQWKTSKTVLLYMEGDP; from the coding sequence ATGGAAAAggtcattcacgacttctactcgGATCTCTttgacagccatgtccacttgcctcctcaccatctgagggaaggacatgtcattccaaaggtCCTCACTTCCGAAGTTCGACATGTCATCATATCGGTGAAAAATAGTACTTCACAAGTTCGCGACAGAATCAAGCCTGAACATCTGGAGTACCTACcgccagtcctcatcaacacactggTAAAGCTCTTGACTCGTTATCTgccggaatgcaaggttcctaagcaatggaaaactagcaagaccgtgctgttgtataTGGAGGGAGACCCAtaa
- a CDS encoding hypothetical protein (NECATOR_CHRIII.G10536.T1): MRKLEWDDIGVKVDGRQLYHLRFADDIVLIAPSISQAERMLTEFDETCGCIGLQLNRQKTMFMRNRWAPFTLNGTNISECTSYVYLGRELNMKNDLIPELGRR; this comes from the coding sequence ATGCGTaagttggaatgggatgacataggagtgaaagttgatggtcggcagctataccatttgcgctttgctgatgacatcgtactgatagcacctagcatcagccaagcggaacgaatgctgaccgaattcgacgaaacatgtggatgcatcggtcttcagctgaatcggcaaaagacgatgttcatgcgtaacAGATGGGCCCccttcacgctcaacggaacgaacatatccgaatgcaccagctacgtttatctgggtcgggaattgaacatgaagaacgacctgatccccgagctgggcaggagatga
- a CDS encoding hypothetical protein (NECATOR_CHRIII.G10530.T1), translated as MTECGSIQALYRTILVAYTPISSYEEVEAFFVNLKRSYRENHTYCKVVIGDFNAKVGPKRTSGKLHTGTHGLQWNEQGERLPELIMITKSTHGNSQFQKFASLRWTWESSDGGYHNETDHIIISKRFCLTDVAVVPKFYTGSDHGLL; from the coding sequence ATGACAGAATGTGGTTCTATACAAGCTTTGTATAGAACTATCTTGGTCGCTTATACTCCAatatcaagctacgaagaagtcgaagctttcttcGTGAACCTAAAGAGATCCTACAGAGAAAATCATACGTACTGCAAAGTCgtaattggtgatttcaacgccaaagttggccccaAAAGAACGTCTGGAAAACTTCACACCGGAACCCACGGccttcaatggaatgagcagggGGAGAGGCTTCCCGAGCTCATCATGATAACTAAGAGCACCCAtggaaactcgcaattccagaaattcgcCTCTCTAcgttggacgtgggagtcatcCGATGGAGGGTATCATAATGAAACTGACCATATCATCATCAGTAAAAGattttgcctgacggatgtcgctgttgtaccaaagttttatacagGATCGGACCATGGCCTTCTttaa
- a CDS encoding hypothetical protein (NECATOR_CHRIII.G10534.T1): protein MAMKPRFDWFQTDTSVTVTILKKGVALNDCRVTFLDNDIKVYCGDEIIFETTLARPVDEKNFTVTCTPSKVEIRMPKASAGHWPVLGAPSAIPATTELHHPSKNWEAIERKAVEEEENEQLEGDAAVNRMFRKLYNEASDDVKKAMIKSYQESGGTVLSTNWAEISKKRTEVRPPDCMEYKHFEQ from the exons ATGGCCATGAAACCGAG ATTCGACTGGTTTCAAACCGATACGAGTGTGACGGTCACGATTTTAAAGAAAGGGGTTGCCCTGAATGATTGCCG AGTAACATTTCTTGACAACGACATTAAAGTGTACTGCGGTGATGAGATCATTTTTGAGACAACCTTAGCAAGACCTGTGGATGAGAAGAACTTCACTGTAACATGCACACCCTCCAAG GTGGAGATCCGAATGCCAAAAGCCAGCGCTGGTCATTGGCCCGTGCTTGGAGCACCTTCTGCTATACCTGCCACTACCGAATTACATCACCCTTCAAAGAATTGGGAAGCTATTGAGagg aaagcaGTCGAAGAGGAGGAGAATGAACAGTTAGAAGGTGATGCGGCGGTTAATCGCATGTTCAGAAAATTGTACAATGAAGCTTCTGATGATGTGAAGAAAGCTATGATTAAAAGTTATCA AGAATCTGGTGGTACTGTGTTATCTACAAACTGGGCTGAAATTAGCAAGAAAAGGACAGAAGTAAGGCCGCCTGATTGCATGGAATACAAACATTTCGAACAGTGA
- a CDS encoding hypothetical protein (NECATOR_CHRIII.G10537.T1), whose protein sequence is MLLLLKLLSHSVTTATIVLLLLLLLLLLLLLLLLLLLLLLLLLLLLLLLLLLLLLLLLLLLLLLLLLLLLLLLLLLLLL, encoded by the coding sequence ATGCTACTTCTATTAAAACTTCTATCACATTCTGTTACAACTGCtactattgtattattattattattattattattattattattattattattattattattattattattattattattattattattattattattattattattattattattattattattattattattattattattattattattattattattattattattattattattattattattattattatga
- a CDS encoding hypothetical protein (NECATOR_CHRIII.G10535.T1) has product MGDHYGFSLTTFSPSGKLMQIEYALNAVKNGQPSVGLRAKDGVVLSTENIASVLFEDQPKIEKISQHIGCVYSGMGPDFRILVKRARKIAMEYELMYGEEIPTTQLVTQIAAVMQEYTQSGGVRPFGVSLLIAGWDKTPGRPLLFQSDPSGAYFAWKATALGKNDVNAKTFLEKRYSEALELDDGIHTALLTLRESFDVGMTEDNVEVAICNAKGFQRLTKQQVKDHLGAL; this is encoded by the exons ATGGGTGATCATTATGGCTTTTCGCTTACCACTTTTAG cccgtcagggaagctgaTGCAGATTGAATATGCTTTGAATGCGGTTAAGAATGGCCAGCCTTCTGTAGGATTGAGAG CGAAGGATGGTGTCGTACTGTCAACTGAGAACATCGCATCGGTACTGTTCGAAGACCAgccaaaaatagagaaaatcagTCAGCATATCGGATGTGTATACAG TGGAATGGGTCCTGATTTCCGCATCTTGGTAAAACGAGCACGAAAAATCGCTATGGAATACGAACTAATGTATGGTGAAGAAATTCCTACCACTCAACTCGTTACTCAAATTGCTGCTGTTATGCAAGAGTACACACAATCAGG TGGTGTACGCCCTTTTGGTGTCTCTTTGTTGATCGCCGGTTGGGACAAAACGCCTGGTCGACCGCTGTTGTTCCAAAGTGATCCCTCG GGTGCTTATTTTGCATGGAAAGCGACTGCATTGGGGAAGAACGACGTTAACGCTAAAACATTTCTTGAGAAGCGATACAGCGAAGCTCTTGAACTAGATGACGGGATTCATACGGCTCTTCTTACCTTAAGGGAGTCGTTCGACGTGGGTATGACGGAAGACAATGTCGAG gtGGCGATTTGCAATGCCAAAGGATTCCAGCGTCTGACGAAGCAACAAGTTAAAGATCATCTCGGAGCTCTCTAG